In one window of Chryseobacterium viscerum DNA:
- a CDS encoding TonB-dependent receptor, with product MKRTFYFLLGSSLIYSPSILKAQKINHEKKNVKDIEPVQVQGKTNYNSVNISRKKLDFIQTNTLGETLSKIPGIQNSGYGPNAGAPVIRSLSGNRVKILENGTAVNDLSGISPDFNTDIEMNAVQNITIYKNSASVLYGGKAIGGAIDIETDYIARQLPDKKINLRGLLEGGSNSGQKQAFSAKGIIAKNWVWTIGASNQKQEIVRIPGKSKDSRCYDPNLVGFNSILQSLCQINVNSRRVLNKSLFPYISQFAKDHMIDYELSEDDLYTFSPTYYNPADGKTYPNPKNDLYIPGQDPSTDHYKSEVNGIKDYVETKDGVIPNSHSESNSFYVGTSYIGKSLYAGGAYQNSYSYFGVPGYAIPKIPKHTHGKPQQKIEYLPINIRSLSHKAMFEAGYKFTNSPISSIKLNYMGVFSKNAELLDRYRANQFAVNQHNGRLEIAQQKLKFLTGTTGLEIQYRDMEGSGGQRYLPNNISREIGVFTMQHLDFNSIQLDLGYRNDHVQRRAEADNKYVRSRGLSGGKLSDRDFTLHQFHSSAQWNIFKKGYLKVQYNHSERAPEVNELYSGNNHFAILTEENGDDKLDKETANTVEIGGGLNLKNLRVSANWYHTSYKNYIYLAHTGISREVFLVKEWRSDDTEINGIEAEASYKADFGKIGKWEIGGYYDLVKNISVADSSIRKWSDGDYMPNMPTSRFGFNLEGTLQNFSLNLSLDHYLQQKYLGKNINPELPMPAFSLLNARISYKDSSLGIGDLEYYIIGNNLLNSEARLQNSQLKFLSPLSGINISAGVKISI from the coding sequence ATGAAAAGGACCTTTTATTTTTTGTTGGGAAGCTCGCTAATTTATTCACCCTCCATTCTGAAAGCTCAGAAAATTAACCATGAAAAAAAAAATGTAAAGGATATAGAACCTGTTCAGGTACAGGGAAAAACAAATTATAACTCTGTCAATATTTCAAGAAAAAAACTAGATTTTATTCAAACCAATACATTAGGAGAAACATTAAGCAAAATCCCCGGCATACAGAACTCCGGATATGGTCCTAATGCTGGAGCTCCCGTTATTCGAAGTCTAAGTGGAAACCGCGTAAAAATATTGGAAAATGGTACTGCAGTTAATGATCTTTCCGGAATAAGCCCGGATTTTAATACTGATATAGAGATGAATGCTGTTCAAAATATTACTATTTACAAAAACTCTGCATCGGTTTTATATGGAGGAAAAGCTATTGGAGGAGCGATAGATATTGAAACAGATTATATTGCCAGACAATTACCGGATAAAAAGATAAATCTCAGAGGACTTTTGGAAGGTGGAAGCAATAGTGGGCAGAAACAAGCCTTTTCTGCTAAAGGTATCATTGCTAAAAACTGGGTGTGGACTATAGGAGCATCCAATCAGAAGCAGGAAATAGTTAGAATTCCCGGAAAATCAAAAGACAGCAGATGTTATGATCCCAATCTGGTAGGCTTCAACAGTATTTTGCAGTCATTGTGCCAGATAAATGTAAATTCAAGACGGGTACTCAACAAGAGCCTTTTCCCCTACATCAGCCAGTTCGCTAAAGATCATATGATAGACTATGAGCTGTCTGAAGATGATCTTTATACATTCAGTCCCACCTATTATAATCCTGCAGACGGTAAAACTTATCCTAATCCAAAGAACGACCTGTATATTCCCGGCCAGGATCCTTCTACAGATCATTACAAAAGTGAAGTAAACGGAATCAAAGATTATGTAGAGACAAAAGATGGAGTTATTCCCAATAGTCATTCGGAAAGTAATTCATTTTATGTAGGAACCAGTTATATAGGGAAATCATTGTATGCAGGAGGAGCTTATCAGAATTCTTATTCATATTTTGGTGTTCCTGGCTATGCAATCCCTAAAATCCCAAAACATACTCATGGAAAGCCACAGCAAAAAATAGAGTATCTTCCGATCAATATCAGAAGCTTATCTCATAAAGCCATGTTTGAAGCCGGCTACAAGTTTACAAATTCTCCAATTTCAAGCATAAAACTGAATTATATGGGTGTATTCTCAAAAAACGCAGAACTTCTGGACCGTTACCGTGCCAATCAGTTTGCTGTGAACCAGCACAATGGACGGCTGGAAATCGCACAACAGAAATTAAAATTTCTTACGGGAACTACAGGTCTTGAAATTCAATACAGAGATATGGAAGGAAGTGGTGGCCAGAGATATTTACCCAACAATATAAGTCGCGAAATTGGAGTCTTTACGATGCAACATCTTGATTTTAATAGTATTCAGCTGGATCTTGGATATAGAAACGATCACGTACAACGAAGGGCAGAAGCAGATAATAAGTATGTCAGAAGCCGGGGGCTTTCCGGGGGAAAACTCAGTGACAGAGACTTTACGCTTCATCAATTCCACAGTTCTGCTCAATGGAATATCTTTAAAAAAGGGTATCTAAAAGTACAATACAACCATTCCGAAAGAGCACCAGAAGTGAATGAACTGTATTCAGGAAACAATCATTTTGCTATTCTTACCGAAGAAAATGGTGATGACAAACTGGATAAAGAGACTGCCAATACGGTAGAAATAGGAGGAGGCCTAAACCTGAAGAACCTCCGCGTATCGGCCAACTGGTATCATACTTCTTATAAAAATTATATTTACCTTGCCCACACCGGAATTTCCAGAGAAGTTTTCCTTGTAAAAGAATGGCGTTCCGATGATACAGAAATCAACGGCATTGAAGCAGAAGCCTCTTATAAAGCAGATTTTGGAAAAATAGGAAAGTGGGAGATAGGCGGATATTATGATTTGGTAAAAAACATAAGTGTTGCCGACAGCTCCATAAGGAAATGGAGTGATGGTGATTATATGCCTAATATGCCTACAAGCCGTTTTGGATTCAATCTGGAAGGGACTTTGCAGAACTTCAGCCTGAATCTCAGTTTAGATCAT
- a CDS encoding bacteriocin-like protein — protein sequence MKNLKKLDRNELKAISGNGLLDPIGTLLGGLGGVVGGVVGGVGTIVGGVVTGVGSTVGGVVGGVSTVVTNALCQTQCVVNGVIHIKLLECGSTC from the coding sequence ATGAAAAACTTAAAAAAATTAGACAGAAACGAGTTAAAAGCTATTTCAGGTAATGGATTACTAGATCCAATTGGTACTTTACTAGGTGGACTAGGAGGTGTAGTTGGTGGAGTAGTAGGCGGAGTAGGTACTATCGTTGGTGGTGTAGTTACTGGCGTAGGATCTACTGTTGGTGGTGTAGTTGGTGGTGTAAGCACTGTCGTAACTAACGCATTATGCCAAACACAATGTGTTGTAAATGGTGTAATCCACATCAAATTACTTGAGTGTGGTTCTACTTGCTAA
- a CDS encoding LexA family transcriptional regulator, with translation MSIFSNNIRFLRAKRKLSQQNVADELMISRVRYSKYENGISEPPIELLIKISKYFHVSIDLMLSVDIQKYPMDDMLKLPDNRIVLPVAVDTHGNDTIEIIPQKASMGYLEGYSDVDYIESLQRIALPFLTNGKYRAFPADGDSMPPFRNGSYIVGKYVEGINDLKQGKTYVFVTLNDGITYKRFKERKENSICVSADNSFYEPYEIPFEEVVEIWQYASGIFPEDFEPGDYESYNFKEMFRELRQDIRDLDKKVSGRRRKQS, from the coding sequence ATGTCAATTTTTTCAAATAATATACGCTTCTTAAGAGCCAAGAGAAAGCTCTCTCAACAAAATGTAGCCGATGAACTGATGATCTCCAGAGTCCGGTATTCAAAATATGAGAACGGAATATCTGAACCTCCTATCGAACTTCTTATAAAAATTTCTAAATATTTTCATGTAAGCATTGATCTTATGCTGTCCGTAGATATCCAGAAGTACCCTATGGATGATATGCTGAAACTGCCGGACAACAGAATTGTTCTTCCGGTAGCGGTAGATACCCATGGAAATGATACGATAGAGATTATCCCCCAAAAAGCTTCTATGGGATATCTTGAAGGTTACAGTGATGTAGATTATATTGAGAGCCTTCAGCGTATTGCTCTTCCCTTTCTTACTAATGGAAAATACAGGGCATTCCCTGCAGATGGAGATTCTATGCCTCCATTCAGAAACGGTTCCTATATTGTAGGAAAATATGTGGAAGGAATCAATGATTTGAAACAGGGGAAAACCTATGTTTTTGTAACGCTGAATGACGGGATTACCTATAAACGTTTTAAGGAAAGAAAAGAAAACTCAATCTGTGTAAGCGCTGATAACTCTTTTTATGAGCCTTATGAAATTCCGTTTGAAGAAGTTGTAGAAATCTGGCAGTATGCTTCAGGAATTTTTCCGGAAGATTTCGAGCCTGGTGACTATGAAAGTTATAATTTTAAAGAAATGTTCCGTGAGCTGAGACAGGATATCAGAGATCTTGATAAAAAGGTTTCCGGCCGCCGCAGAAAACAGTCTTAA
- a CDS encoding aspartate/glutamate racemase family protein — protein sequence MKKLGLVGGISWASTLDYYRLLNEGINQQLGGLNFVECIIYSVNFNHFQQFNADYDWDATFELLYNAAENLKKSGAEAIVLCANTAHIVADRIEEKIGLPLIHITTATANAVKRKGLKKIGLLGTSYTMELDFYKNKLIESGLEPLIPEKSEDRDYIEDILRNELSRGIINPETKKNYLKIIQELTDRGAEGIILGCTEIPLLIKQEDVSVPVFDTIQIHVDAAVAFAVSKHNITAAS from the coding sequence ATGAAAAAATTAGGATTGGTAGGAGGCATCAGCTGGGCTTCTACTTTAGACTACTACCGTCTTTTAAATGAAGGAATTAATCAGCAATTAGGTGGATTGAATTTTGTGGAATGTATTATATATTCTGTCAACTTTAACCATTTTCAGCAATTTAATGCAGATTACGACTGGGATGCGACTTTTGAACTTCTGTATAATGCCGCCGAAAATTTAAAAAAGTCAGGAGCAGAAGCTATTGTACTTTGTGCCAACACAGCCCATATTGTTGCCGACAGGATTGAAGAGAAAATAGGATTACCACTCATCCACATTACAACGGCTACAGCCAATGCCGTTAAACGAAAAGGATTAAAAAAAATTGGTTTATTAGGGACAAGCTATACGATGGAGCTTGATTTTTATAAGAATAAACTAATTGAAAGTGGTCTGGAACCTCTTATTCCTGAGAAAAGTGAAGACAGGGATTATATAGAGGATATTTTAAGAAATGAATTAAGCAGAGGCATTATTAATCCTGAAACCAAAAAAAATTATCTTAAGATTATTCAGGAGCTTACAGACCGTGGAGCAGAGGGGATTATTTTAGGCTGTACAGAAATTCCACTTCTGATCAAACAGGAAGATGTCTCTGTTCCGGTATTTGATACCATTCAGATTCATGTAGATGCAGCTGTAGCATTTGCCGTTTCAAAGCACAACATAACAGCAGCCTCATAA